cctgagttcaatccccgacagtacatgtaccagagtgatgtctgcttctttctctttctgcctatctttctcataaataaataaattctttttttaaaaaaagatatactgCTGCATAGCACTaaccacaattctttattttattttattaatttatttatttgggcagagacagcaattgagagggggagtggcgagatagagagggagagagacacctgcagcactgcttcaccactcgtgaagctttcctgttacaggtgggggccaggggcttgaacccagttccttgtgcattgtagcatgtgcactcaatcaggtgtgccacctgactccctaaccactttatttacttatttatttatttatttgccatcagggttatcgctgggcctttGGTGCTGGcacagctcctagtggccattttttttctcctattttatttgataggatagagaaattgagaggagaggggagacagggagggagaggggtgagatagatagtacaatggttatgcaaagagactctcatgcctgaggactccaaagtcccaggttcaaaacctgccCCCTGCcacactaccatgagccagagctgagcagtgctctggtaaaataaatagatattttttttggcatctggttgagtgcacttgttacaatgcacaaggacccagattcgagcccctgaccccacttgcaaagggaaagctttgcaaatgctgctggtgtctctctctctctctctctccctccctctctctctaaatatattcattaacttattatcggatagagataaaaagcagttgagaggggaagggagagagacagagagatacctacagccctgcttcaccacttgtgaagctttccccctgcaaatggggactaggggcttgaacctgggcccttgcacattgtaatgagtgcatttaatcaggtgcgccactgcttggccccctctctccctttctatctccccctaccttcttgatttcgggttgtctctacccaataaataaggataataaaaaagaaagaaagcgaggggtagagaaagatagacacctgcagacctgcttcactgctcacctaacaaccccctctgcaggtggggagcaggggctcatacCTGGACCTTGGCGATGCTGAGATGTGTTTAACCACCCTGCCCCCCACTAACCATAATTCTTGACCTATAGGAAACAGTTCAGTGGATGGTGGTTGTTTTAACTCCAGCTCTAGTCACTGCCCCTCCTCCTCAGGCACTGGGAGCCTCTGCTTTCCAGAACAGAGACTTGAGTCTGCAGGGTTCCGGAATGGATTAGTTTTGGGTGTCACTTAATCCAGGTCACCCTTCCGCAATCAGAACCCTCTTAGAGGCAGAAGTATTATATAGCTGCTTAATAAGGGACCCGACCCACAGAGACTGCAGGATGGTGATGGGAGTGGAGGCcaagttgctgctgctgctgctgtgggtGTTGTGCTGCAGACCTGCACGGCTCAGCGGTTACACCTCTGTTATTGAGGTGACCAATGGGGGCACGTGGGGCAGCTGGGCCTGGCCTGAGATGTGCCCTGATGGATTTTTTGCCAATGGGTTCTCGCTCAAGGTAGGGTCATAGGCCTAGTTCATGgcgggtggggtggaggggagacccTTGGTTTGGGGGGGTGACAGCCTTCTGACTCATCCTCCCTGTCCAGGTGGAGCCCCCCCAAGGCATTCCTGGTGATGATACGGCTCTGAATGGGATCCGACTTCACTGCGCACGTGGGAACGCAGAGCGCAACACTCATGTGGTGGAGTCCAAGtctggaaagtgtgtgtgtgtgtgtgtgtgtgtgtgtgtgtgtattccaaaGTTCTCCCTAGTGGGGGCTGTGTCCTTGACCCTCTGTTTACACATTCCCCTCCTGTGGAGCAGCGTAGACCTAGTGGGTATATGTGTGTGCAAAGGAAAACAGGTGCTTTCCCTCTGCTCCTCAGTGAAGGGCAGGTGACAGACTCAAGCCACTCAAATAGCGCAGGCTGTGAAATCCTAAGGAGTGGGTTGGGTTTGGAGGAGGGTAGGAAGCGCACACGGGGTTGGTAAATCTCCCCTCCTTTCGCAGGTGGGGCGCATGGAGTGAGCCACTATGGTGTCCCAAGGGTGGCTTCCTTGTGGCTTTCGCGCTCCGCGTAGAGACACCAAAGAGCCCCGGGGACGCTACAGGAGCGAACAACGCGCGCTTCCGCTGCTCAGATGGTACAGAGCTGGAGGGGCCCGGCCTGACCTGGGGCAACTTCGGCGAGTGGAGCGACTCGTGCCTGAAAGGCGTGTGCGGCCTGCAGACCAAGGTCCAGCCTCAGAGAGGGCTCCTGGACGACACCGCGCTTAACGATGCCCGCCTGTTCTGCTGCAGCAGTTGACTCCTTAGCCCTTGTCTCCTCCGTGCCCTTAGGCCTGTGCCACCTCCTACAATTAAAGCTTCTCCATCTTGGATTTGGTCTCTCACTTGTAGTGGTGGGAAACGTCTTCCTGCCTTCTGTCTAAGCTAGTAAACTCAGGTTTAGTCTCAGAAGTCCATGACAGGATACTTACCAAAAGCTACAGACCCAGTCATAGTCCAGAAAAACACCATTCTAACTCCCAAGTTAGGGCagtccctgactcccccccctcccccccagcatgACACAGCTTGAATTATGGTGGGTTTtgagattgaacgtgggacctttggtgcttcaggcctgaaaggttttttgcataactattgtgctatctcccacaCCCAGTCCCTGACTTCCTGAAGTCATCGCCATTAAAGCCCAGTTTGTTTCCTTTAAGAACTACCAGAGACCATAGAAATTTCTACCAAAGGAGGAGGTGATAATGCAAGAacgattaaaaattttaaattatatttatttgatagagacagccagaattcaagagggaaggggagagagagaggaaaagagatggagagacacctgcagccctgcttcaccactcctgaagtttcctgcctgcaagtgggaaccagggacttgaacctggggccttacacactgtaatgtatatgcttaaccaggtgtgccaccacctggcccccatgcaaAATCAATTTAAGGTTTCATTTTCTAGAGTTTAGATGctgagacttatttatttttaaaatcatttttatgggggctgtgtggtagtgcaccaggttaagtgcacatggctcaaagtgcaaggagaggcataaggaacccggttcaagccccaggctcccaacctgtgtgtggggggggtcacttcacaagcagtgaagtagttctgcaggtgtctatctttctcttcccctctgtcttcccctcctctctcagtttctctctgtcctatctaacaacagcaataacaacaagggcaacaaggtggagaaaatggcctccaggagcagtggattcatagcgatGTTCATCGATAACCCTGAggcaatgaattaattaattaaaatcattttttactatctttatttattaggcagagacagccagaaatggagagggtagggggagacagagagggagagaggcagacagacacctgcagccctgcctcaccacttgtgaagctttcccctgcaggtggggactgagggctctaacctgggtccttgagcgctgtaacatgtgcgctctaccaggtgtgtgacTACTtggctcttttttgtttttcttatttttaccagagcactgttaggctctggtttatggtggtgtggtgcagggaaataaacctgggactttgagagtcttcttgcataaccattatgctatttacccctaccCCTGAGATGTTTTTTTCCACATCCCTTCCTTGCAAGAAAGAACAAACATGGGCTTTCAAAATATGGTTTCCCATTCAGGATGTTTGTTCTTACTGTTCTTTCTGCCTGGAATCCCCGAGGTATTCAGTTGATTAGTTCATCTACCAGGTTTCAGCTCTTTTTTGCAGATTTCCCCTAACTCAAAAAgtccctccaaaaaaaaatttttttttcttttaaaccagagttcagttctggtttatggtggtgtcccTCGGGCTTCCCAGGAGCCCTTTTTGGTAattgttatgctatcttcccccaacccatcaaaatgtatttttttaagtatttattaatttattttggatagagacagggagaaattgagaggggatggggagattaagaaagagagatacctgtaacactgcttcacgactCCTGGGGAcaagtgggcttgaacccaggcctctgtgcactgtaatatgccagctctactgggtgtgtcactgccccctcctttttattttcttttttctttttcttttctttattgggaggattaatggcttaaaGTCGATAgtagaatacagtagttggtacatgtgtaacatttctcagttttctgaatagCGCTCTAACCCCCTACTCTGACCCTTCCCTTTATTAAGTGCTTATGACCCAATGAAACGATCTATTACCTCCCAGCTCTGGAATGTTAAATTTCTTGAGAACACAGAACTTGTCAGTCTTGTTTGCTAATTGCTCAATGACTATTTATTGAGAAAACACCCGGAGAGACCTCAAACAGAGTTCCAATGCCCCGCCTCCCCTGTATTATCCAGAAGTCTTGGAGCACTCCTGTCATTGGGCACAATCTGAGATGCACAGAAGCGTTCCGAGCAGTTTTTTCCTTCACCATGGCGGGTCAGGTGGGTGTCCAGGTCAATGGAGCCTCAGTGAGGGGAGCtctgcagagaaagagaaattggggaTGCAGCGGGATGGCGAGTGGGTTTCCTGGACGGTCCCACCGTTCACCATCCCACCTTCTTCCTGCAGTCGCCACAGAAGACACCAAGAGCAGCGTTCACCAACTGCACCCCACACAGCACAATCTCCAGGCACGAGGCAGCCACCAGCATGGAGAAGAGCGTCACGTTCCAGAGGACCACATGAGGGGGACTTGTGCACTCACTCCACAGAGTTCGGTTGAGCAAATAGGAGcctctggggggtgggaggtcAGGGTCATGTGAGAGCAGGTGGCTTCATCCTCTCACTCAACCTCCCACAGCCTGCAACCATGTTCCCAGCCCTCCACACCCACCCCAAGCACCTGTGCAGAGGGCATTTGCCGGGGGCTCCTTTGGCTCAGGTGAAGGAAGCCCAGTCTCGCCCAGTTTACCCAGCccagcgggagagagagagagagagagagagagagaacaatgggGGTAGCAGGGCGGGAACACAAAGTCTTACGAGTCGTTTTCAAAAGGGTAGCTCCACTTTCCACCATTCACTGAGCAGTACGGACCACTTTGGAGTGCTGCTCCGGACACCGAGAGGCAGTAGATGGCTCCGATCACCCCCAAAGCCGAGGAGAAGACGGAGCGCAGCATCTGGGTGTAGAATAGACGGTCAGGGACGGGGTCAGACTGCCTTCCTCTCAACTCTTGTTAAAAAATACACACCccagccaggcggtggcgcacctggctaagggcacatgttaccatgtgcaagaaccctgaTTCTAGCCCTccgtccccacctcagggggaaaacttcacaagcagtgaagtagtgctgtagtctctctctctctccccctccctacctccctctctctctctctctctctctccctccctctctctctctctctctccttttaaatctcccctttccctcttgatttctttctgtctcagtacaatagtataaaaataatgaataaaatttaaaactacaCATtcctaggctggggagatagcataattgttatgcaaaacactctcatacctgaggtactgaggtctcaggttcagtccccagcaccactataaactggagctgatcagtgctctggtatctctctcttccccccctcctctgtatctttctttctgtatctctctcattaaaataaataaataagggttcaggtggtggtgcacctggttaagcgcacacattatagtgtgcaaggacctgggttcaagcctcctgtctgcacctgctgggggaaagcttcatgaatggtgaatctgggctgcaggtgtctgtctcttttcctctctatatctctcttccctctctatttctgactgtctctattccaatcaatcaatcaataattaaaataaataaaatctcttaagAAAATACCCATCCCGTCAAACCCAGGACTTGGAGTTTGTCTAACTCTTATGAGCCAGCAGTCATGAAGATACATGAAGGTTATAGTCCCTTCTGGTCAGACCCACTGAAACCCAAAGTTTGTGGATGCTAGAGGGTAGAGTGGATACTGGCACTCTGCAGAGGGGCTCTTGAAGTTAGCTGCCAATTCATGGAAAGGAGTGGCTCCAGATACCGCTTCTGGTATAACAGAATCCTGAATCCCATTTTAATTTGGATCTTACCCTGCAGCGATTTCCACAACAGCCTGCACCACAGCATCCCTTGCCCCCTGCCCGAACGGCTGCAATTCCTGGACACAGCACCTATGGAACAAGAATCTATGTGATAGTCTTCTTAGGACCTCAAGACCTTCCATCAGTGCTGACTTCCTCCTGGGGCTTCCTGTGAAGGTCCCAGCCCTTTGGACTCTAGGAAGACCTTATCTTTGCTTCTCCTCTGTTCAGCTTGACTTTAATTTATCATTATGTATGCCCCTATATATCATCTCTGTCCAACTGTAGCTTCCAGAGGGGtgggacccagtgtcattatatTCCTATGAATCTTGTCACATACTAGGTGGCCAATGAAGCAGGAATCAGGACACCTGCATATAATGCCATAACTGTGCTTACTTCACACTCCATGAACTGATTTAGCTCTCTGGATCTTAGTTTTGTAAAAAGGGTCTGCAAGACCAGCCAGCTTGGGTTATTCTCAGGTTAatgcttttaccagagcactactcagctctggtttatggtagtgctgggaattgagcctgagacttcagagcctcaggcatgaaagccttttgcagaattaTTATGTACTCTCCTTCTGCCCTAGTCTCATGATTTAATGAACTAGCAGGTTGATTTAATATCCAGACTGACTTAGAGTGATTGCTTAATAGTTATAAATTCCCTTAGCAGGAGGAAGGAACAGTGGAGTAAATCTGGTGACTTTGGATGATGGGGGGAGGTGGAGAATGTTTTCATGGGGACTATACGAGTCACCAACATACACCCCAAGCCCTCTTCATCTGTGTTTCTCTGTGGTCTTCCTCACATTCCCTCTGGGACAATAGTTACTCCCTCTTCCAACAGTTTCTTCCTAAACTGACTTTTGGGATTCAGATTTAACTGCCTTAAATAGCTCTGCTTTAGCTCAGACTCAGGCAGCTTCACATTGTCCTCTCaaatttttcctttaatttgTCTTCCTTGCCTTTATCAATGGGAATATCC
Above is a window of Erinaceus europaeus chromosome 12, mEriEur2.1, whole genome shotgun sequence DNA encoding:
- the TM4SF5 gene encoding transmembrane 4 L6 family member 5 gives rise to the protein MCTGKCARCVGLFLIPLSLICIVANSLLLVPNGETTWTKKLSKQVWYMAGFIGGGLMVLCPGIAAVRAGGKGCCGAGCCGNRCRMLRSVFSSALGVIGAIYCLSVSGAALQSGPYCSVNGGKWSYPFENDSGSYLLNRTLWSECTSPPHVVLWNVTLFSMLVAASCLEIVLCGVQLVNAALGVFCGDCRKKSSPH
- the VMO1 gene encoding vitelline membrane outer layer protein 1 homolog, with the protein product MVMGVEAKLLLLLLWVLCCRPARLSGYTSVIEVTNGGTWGSWAWPEMCPDGFFANGFSLKVEPPQGIPGDDTALNGIRLHCARGNAERNTHVVESKSGKWGAWSEPLWCPKGGFLVAFALRVETPKSPGDATGANNARFRCSDGTELEGPGLTWGNFGEWSDSCLKGVCGLQTKVQPQRGLLDDTALNDARLFCCSS